The Acanthopagrus latus isolate v.2019 chromosome 13, fAcaLat1.1, whole genome shotgun sequence genome contains a region encoding:
- the mink1 gene encoding misshapen-like kinase 1 isoform X1, translated as MSENAPTRSLDDIDLAALRDPAGIFELVEVVGNGTYGQVYKGRHVKTGQLAAIKVMDVTEEEEEEIKAEINMLKKYSHHRNIATYYGAFVKKSPPGHDDQLWLVMEFCGAGSVTDLVKNTKGSSLKEDWIAYICREILRGLSHLHAHKVIHRDIKGQNVLLTENAEVKLVDFGVSAQLDRTVGRRNTFIGTPYWMAPEVIACDENPDSTYDYRSDIWSLGITAIEMAEGAPPLCDMHPMRALFLIPRNPPPKLKSKKWSKKFIDFIEGCLVKTYPSRPSTEQLLKHSFIRDQPTERQVRIQLKDHIDRTRKKRGEKEETEYEYSGSDEEDENRGDDRESSSILNVPGESTLRRDFQRLQQENKERSEAHKRQQAQLAAQRRDPEEHKRQLLHDRQKRIEEQKEQRRRLEEQQRKEREMVRQQEKGPHRRLDDMRREEDRRLAEREQEFIRHKLEEEQRQLEILQQQLLQEQALLMEYKRKQLEEQRQSERLQRQLQQEHAYLVSLQQQQQEKKPQLYHYNKNLEPNNKPTWAREVEERSKLNRQGSPKICTTVSDTAIQSRSDSISQSGVVQSAQTPPMQRPVEPQGGQGKFQMAHLVPLKPYAAPVPRSQSLCDQPTKTMSAFPTQDPSLTPTPRPIHSRELVRQNSDPTSETPAPQAHQIREDRGPWIRLPDVELPPKIPQRTASIATALNTNLSSGIRHPVRASNPDLSRNDRWERGDSMSIISNLPQTGSLERHRIISSSKMDSPILSHDSRHKPGESRTSSRPGRPASYKRAIGEDHGLFAKERAEEQPRPPVKANDYSSSSESSESSEESESGEGAEEEESPTDRHRDADTDSVNTMVVHEDEGEGGEAEQAGGYGDQTMLVQRTPEKRSHNGYTNLPDVVQPSHSPTDSATHSSPGKDSVYDYQSRGLVKASGKSSFTTFVDLGMYQSPGSTGDNMSITGSRFEQLKMEVRKGSMVNVNPTNTRPPNDTPEIRKYKKRFNSEILCAALWGVNLLVGTENGLKLLDRSGQGKVYPLINSRRFQQMDVLEGLNLLITISGKKNKVRVYYLAWLRNKILHNDPEVEKKQGWTTVGEMEGCVHYKVVKYERIKFLVIALKNAVEVYAWAPKPYHKFMAFKSFADLPHRPVLVDLTVEEGQRLKVIYGSCAGFHAIDVDSGNNYDIYIPVHIQSHVTPHAIVFLPSSDGMEMLLCYEDEGVYVNTYGRIIKDVVLQWGEMPTSVAHICSNQIMGWGEKAIEIRSVETGHLDGVFMHKRAQRLKFLCERNDKVFFASVRSGGSSQVYFMTLNRNCIMNW; from the exons ATGTCTGAAAACGCCCCCACACGAAGCCTGGATGACATAGACCTCGCAGCTCTCAGG gATCCAGCAGGAATCTTTGAGCTGGTTGAGGTCGTCGGCAATGGGACATATGGACAGGTATACAAG GGCCGTCACGTGAAGACAGGCCAGCTGGCGGCCATCAAGGTGATGGATgttacagaggaggaagaggaggagatcaaAGCAGAAATCAACATGCTGAAAAAATATAGCCACCACCGCAACATAGCCACATACTACGGTGCCTTTGTCAAGAAGAGTCCACCAGGACATGATGACCAACTTTGG CTGGTGATGGAGTTCTGTGGGGCGGGATCAGTGACCGACCTTGTGAAAAACACTAAGGGCAGCTCTCTAAAGGAGGACTGGATTGCTTACATCTGCAGAGAGATCCTAAGG GGCCTTTCTCATCTCCACGCCCATAAGGTTATCCACAGAGACATCAAGGGCCAGAATGTGCTACTAACAGAGAATGCAGAGGTCAAACTTG TTGATTTTGGGGTGAGTGCTCAGTTGGACAGAACTGTTGGGCGTAGGAACACCTTCATCGGCACACCGTACTGGATGGCACCTGAAGTTATTGCCTGTGATGAGAACCCTGACTCCACCTATGACTACAGG agtgATATCTGGTCCTTGGGGATAACAGCCATTGAGATGGCTGAGGGAGCTCCTC CCTTGTGTGACATGCATCCGATGAGAGCCCTCTTCCTGATTCCCAGGAATCCCCCTCCCAAACTTAAATCGAAAAAATG GTCCAAGAAATTCATTGACTTTATAGAGGGCTGTCTTGTGAAGACATATCCCAGCCGACCAtccacagagcagctgctcaAGCACTCCTTCATCAGGGATCAGCCTACCGAGCGCCAGGTCCGAATCCAGCTCAAAGACCATATTGACCGTACACgcaagaaaagaggagagaaag aAGAGACAGAGTATGAGTACAGCGGtagtgatgaagaggatgaaaatCGCGGAGATGACCGAGAGTCAAG TTCAATCCTCAATGTACCTGGTGAGTCAACCCTGAGGCGGGACTTCCAGCGTCTCCAGCAGGAGAACAAAGAGCGCTCGGAGGCTCACAAAAGGCAGCAGGCCCAACTGGCTGCTCAGCGTAGGGACCCCGAGGAACACAAGAGGCAACTGTTGCATGACCGACAGAAACGCATTGAAGAGCAGAAGGAACAGCGTCGTCGACTTGAAGAG caacagagaaaagaaCGAGAGATGGTGAGGCAGCAAGAAAAGGGTCCCCATCGGAGACTCGACGATATGAGACGGGAGGAAGATAGAAGGTTGGCTGAGAGGGAGCAG GAGTTTATCAGACATAAGTTAGAAGAAGAGCAGCGGCAGTTAgaaatcctccagcagcagctgcttcaggagCAAGCACTGCTTATG gaaTATAAGCGGAAGCAGTTGGAGGAACAACGTCAGTCAGAGCGGCtgcagaggcagctgcagcaggagcatgCCTACCTGGTGtctctgcagcaacagcagcaagaAAAGAAGCCCCAGCTCTACCACTATAACAAAAACTTGGAGCCTAACAACAAACCGACATGGGCCCGTGAG GTGGAGGAGCGAAGTAAGCTCAACAGACAGGGCTCACCCAAGATCTGCACCACTGTCTCTGACACTGCCATCCAGTCACGCTCTGACtcaatcagccaatcaggagtGGTCCAGTCTGCTCAGACCCCACCGATGCAGAGGCCTGTTGAACCCCAAGGAGGGCAGGGCAAG TTCCAGATGGCTCACTTGGTTCCACTGAAGCCTTACGCTGCCCCTGTCCCTCGCTCCCAGTCTCTCTGTGACCAGCCCACTAAGACCATGTCCGCCTTCCCCACCCAGGATCCCTCGCTTACTCCCACACCCCGCCCCATCCACTCTAGAGAGCTGGTTCGTCAAAACTCAGACCCTACTTCTGAAACCCCTGCCCCACAGGCACACCAAATCAGAGAGGATCGTGGCCCCTGGATCCGCCTGCCAGATGTGGAACTCCCACCCAAG ATTCCTCAGAGAACAGCGTCCATTGCCACAGCTCTCAACACCAACCTGTCCTCGGGCATAAGGCATCCAGTAAGAGCCAG CAATCCAGATCTCAGCCGCAATGATCgctgggagagaggagacagtatGAGCATCATATCAAATCTGCCCCAGACTGGCTCTCTTGAGAGGCATCGCATTATCA GTTCCTCCAAAATGGATTCACCCATTCTTTCCCATGATAGCCGTCATAAGCCAGGGGAGTCTCGCACATCCTCACGCCCTGGGCGCCCTGCT agttACAAGAGAGCTATAGGGGAG gacCATGGCCTCTTTGCCAAAGAGCGTGCTGAGGAGCAGCCAAGGCCCCCGGTGAAGGCAAATGattactcctcctcctcagaaaGCAGCGAGAGCAGTGAGGAGAGTGAGAGTGgcgagggagcagaggaggaagaaagccCCACAGATCG TCACAGGGATGCAGACACTGACTCGGTCAACACCATGGTGGTTCACGAAGATGAAGGCGAAGGGGGAGAGGCAGAACAAGCTGGAGGCTATGGGGATCAGACCATGCTGGTGCAGAGG ACCCCAGAGAAGAGGAGCCATAATGGGTACACTAACTTGCCAGATGTGGTTCAGCCCTCCCACTCCCCCACTGATTCAGCCACTCACTCCTCCCCTGGGAAGGACTCTGTTTATGAT TATCAGTCCAGAGGTTTGGTTAAAGCATCTGGCAAGTCCTCCTTCACCACCTTTGTGGATCTGGGCATGTACCAGTCACCAGGAAGTACAGGGGATAACATGTCCATCACTG GCTCCAGGTTTGAACAGCTGAAGATGGAGGTGAGGAAAGGATCCATGGTGAATGTCAATCCCACCAACACACGCCCTCCCAATGACACACCTGAGATCCGCAAGTACAAGAAGAGGTTCAACTCTGAGATCCTGTGTGCTGCGCTCTGGG GTGTGAACCTGTTGGTGGGCACAGAAAACGGTTTGAAGCTGCTGGACCGCAGTGGTCAGGGCAAGGTTTACCCCCTCATCAACTCTCGCAGGTTCCAACAGATGGACGTCCTAGAGGGCCTCAACCTGCTCATCACCATATCAG gcaagaaaaacaaagtgcgTGTCTACTACCTGGCTTGGCTGAGGAATAAGATCCTCCACAATGACCCCGAGGTGGAGAAGAAGCAAGGCTGGACCACTGTTGGGGAGATGGAGGGCTGTGTGCACTACAAAGTTG TGAAATATGAGAGGATAAAGTTCCTGGTGATTGCTTTGAAGAATGCGGTGGAAGTGTATGCTTGGGCGCCTAAGCCTTATCACAAATTCATGGCCTTCAAG TCTTTTGCAGACCTGCCACACAGGCCTGTGCTTGTCGACCTGACAGTGGAGGAGGGTCAGAGGTTGAAGGTCATTTACGGCTCTTGTGCTGGCTTCCATGCCATCGACGTGGACTCTGGAAACAACTATGACATTTATATCCCCGTTCAT ATCCAGAGCCATGTGACACCACACGCAATTGTTTTCCTGCCCAGCTCAGATGGCATGGAGATGCTGCTGTGCTACGAGGACGAGGGTGTCTATGTCAACACCTATGGACGTATCATCAAGGATGTGGTCCTGCAGTGGG
- the mink1 gene encoding misshapen-like kinase 1 isoform X2, translating to MSENAPTRSLDDIDLAALRDPAGIFELVEVVGNGTYGQVYKGRHVKTGQLAAIKVMDVTEEEEEEIKAEINMLKKYSHHRNIATYYGAFVKKSPPGHDDQLWLVMEFCGAGSVTDLVKNTKGSSLKEDWIAYICREILRGLSHLHAHKVIHRDIKGQNVLLTENAEVKLVDFGVSAQLDRTVGRRNTFIGTPYWMAPEVIACDENPDSTYDYRSDIWSLGITAIEMAEGAPPLCDMHPMRALFLIPRNPPPKLKSKKWSKKFIDFIEGCLVKTYPSRPSTEQLLKHSFIRDQPTERQVRIQLKDHIDRTRKKRGEKEETEYEYSGSDEEDENRGDDRESSSILNVPGESTLRRDFQRLQQENKERSEAHKRQQAQLAAQRRDPEEHKRQLLHDRQKRIEEQKEQRRRLEEQQRKEREMVRQQEKGPHRRLDDMRREEDRRLAEREQEFIRHKLEEEQRQLEILQQQLLQEQALLMEYKRKQLEEQRQSERLQRQLQQEHAYLVSLQQQQQEKKPQLYHYNKNLEPNNKPTWAREVEERSKLNRQGSPKICTTVSDTAIQSRSDSISQSGVVQSAQTPPMQRPVEPQGGQGKFQMAHLVPLKPYAAPVPRSQSLCDQPTKTMSAFPTQDPSLTPTPRPIHSRELVRQNSDPTSETPAPQAHQIREDRGPWIRLPDVELPPKIPQRTASIATALNTNLSSGIRHPVRASNPDLSRNDRWERGDSMSIISNLPQTGSLERHRIISSSKMDSPILSHDSRHKPGESRTSSRPGRPADHGLFAKERAEEQPRPPVKANDYSSSSESSESSEESESGEGAEEEESPTDRHRDADTDSVNTMVVHEDEGEGGEAEQAGGYGDQTMLVQRTPEKRSHNGYTNLPDVVQPSHSPTDSATHSSPGKDSVYDYQSRGLVKASGKSSFTTFVDLGMYQSPGSTGDNMSITGSRFEQLKMEVRKGSMVNVNPTNTRPPNDTPEIRKYKKRFNSEILCAALWGVNLLVGTENGLKLLDRSGQGKVYPLINSRRFQQMDVLEGLNLLITISGKKNKVRVYYLAWLRNKILHNDPEVEKKQGWTTVGEMEGCVHYKVVKYERIKFLVIALKNAVEVYAWAPKPYHKFMAFKSFADLPHRPVLVDLTVEEGQRLKVIYGSCAGFHAIDVDSGNNYDIYIPVHIQSHVTPHAIVFLPSSDGMEMLLCYEDEGVYVNTYGRIIKDVVLQWGEMPTSVAHICSNQIMGWGEKAIEIRSVETGHLDGVFMHKRAQRLKFLCERNDKVFFASVRSGGSSQVYFMTLNRNCIMNW from the exons ATGTCTGAAAACGCCCCCACACGAAGCCTGGATGACATAGACCTCGCAGCTCTCAGG gATCCAGCAGGAATCTTTGAGCTGGTTGAGGTCGTCGGCAATGGGACATATGGACAGGTATACAAG GGCCGTCACGTGAAGACAGGCCAGCTGGCGGCCATCAAGGTGATGGATgttacagaggaggaagaggaggagatcaaAGCAGAAATCAACATGCTGAAAAAATATAGCCACCACCGCAACATAGCCACATACTACGGTGCCTTTGTCAAGAAGAGTCCACCAGGACATGATGACCAACTTTGG CTGGTGATGGAGTTCTGTGGGGCGGGATCAGTGACCGACCTTGTGAAAAACACTAAGGGCAGCTCTCTAAAGGAGGACTGGATTGCTTACATCTGCAGAGAGATCCTAAGG GGCCTTTCTCATCTCCACGCCCATAAGGTTATCCACAGAGACATCAAGGGCCAGAATGTGCTACTAACAGAGAATGCAGAGGTCAAACTTG TTGATTTTGGGGTGAGTGCTCAGTTGGACAGAACTGTTGGGCGTAGGAACACCTTCATCGGCACACCGTACTGGATGGCACCTGAAGTTATTGCCTGTGATGAGAACCCTGACTCCACCTATGACTACAGG agtgATATCTGGTCCTTGGGGATAACAGCCATTGAGATGGCTGAGGGAGCTCCTC CCTTGTGTGACATGCATCCGATGAGAGCCCTCTTCCTGATTCCCAGGAATCCCCCTCCCAAACTTAAATCGAAAAAATG GTCCAAGAAATTCATTGACTTTATAGAGGGCTGTCTTGTGAAGACATATCCCAGCCGACCAtccacagagcagctgctcaAGCACTCCTTCATCAGGGATCAGCCTACCGAGCGCCAGGTCCGAATCCAGCTCAAAGACCATATTGACCGTACACgcaagaaaagaggagagaaag aAGAGACAGAGTATGAGTACAGCGGtagtgatgaagaggatgaaaatCGCGGAGATGACCGAGAGTCAAG TTCAATCCTCAATGTACCTGGTGAGTCAACCCTGAGGCGGGACTTCCAGCGTCTCCAGCAGGAGAACAAAGAGCGCTCGGAGGCTCACAAAAGGCAGCAGGCCCAACTGGCTGCTCAGCGTAGGGACCCCGAGGAACACAAGAGGCAACTGTTGCATGACCGACAGAAACGCATTGAAGAGCAGAAGGAACAGCGTCGTCGACTTGAAGAG caacagagaaaagaaCGAGAGATGGTGAGGCAGCAAGAAAAGGGTCCCCATCGGAGACTCGACGATATGAGACGGGAGGAAGATAGAAGGTTGGCTGAGAGGGAGCAG GAGTTTATCAGACATAAGTTAGAAGAAGAGCAGCGGCAGTTAgaaatcctccagcagcagctgcttcaggagCAAGCACTGCTTATG gaaTATAAGCGGAAGCAGTTGGAGGAACAACGTCAGTCAGAGCGGCtgcagaggcagctgcagcaggagcatgCCTACCTGGTGtctctgcagcaacagcagcaagaAAAGAAGCCCCAGCTCTACCACTATAACAAAAACTTGGAGCCTAACAACAAACCGACATGGGCCCGTGAG GTGGAGGAGCGAAGTAAGCTCAACAGACAGGGCTCACCCAAGATCTGCACCACTGTCTCTGACACTGCCATCCAGTCACGCTCTGACtcaatcagccaatcaggagtGGTCCAGTCTGCTCAGACCCCACCGATGCAGAGGCCTGTTGAACCCCAAGGAGGGCAGGGCAAG TTCCAGATGGCTCACTTGGTTCCACTGAAGCCTTACGCTGCCCCTGTCCCTCGCTCCCAGTCTCTCTGTGACCAGCCCACTAAGACCATGTCCGCCTTCCCCACCCAGGATCCCTCGCTTACTCCCACACCCCGCCCCATCCACTCTAGAGAGCTGGTTCGTCAAAACTCAGACCCTACTTCTGAAACCCCTGCCCCACAGGCACACCAAATCAGAGAGGATCGTGGCCCCTGGATCCGCCTGCCAGATGTGGAACTCCCACCCAAG ATTCCTCAGAGAACAGCGTCCATTGCCACAGCTCTCAACACCAACCTGTCCTCGGGCATAAGGCATCCAGTAAGAGCCAG CAATCCAGATCTCAGCCGCAATGATCgctgggagagaggagacagtatGAGCATCATATCAAATCTGCCCCAGACTGGCTCTCTTGAGAGGCATCGCATTATCA GTTCCTCCAAAATGGATTCACCCATTCTTTCCCATGATAGCCGTCATAAGCCAGGGGAGTCTCGCACATCCTCACGCCCTGGGCGCCCTGCT gacCATGGCCTCTTTGCCAAAGAGCGTGCTGAGGAGCAGCCAAGGCCCCCGGTGAAGGCAAATGattactcctcctcctcagaaaGCAGCGAGAGCAGTGAGGAGAGTGAGAGTGgcgagggagcagaggaggaagaaagccCCACAGATCG TCACAGGGATGCAGACACTGACTCGGTCAACACCATGGTGGTTCACGAAGATGAAGGCGAAGGGGGAGAGGCAGAACAAGCTGGAGGCTATGGGGATCAGACCATGCTGGTGCAGAGG ACCCCAGAGAAGAGGAGCCATAATGGGTACACTAACTTGCCAGATGTGGTTCAGCCCTCCCACTCCCCCACTGATTCAGCCACTCACTCCTCCCCTGGGAAGGACTCTGTTTATGAT TATCAGTCCAGAGGTTTGGTTAAAGCATCTGGCAAGTCCTCCTTCACCACCTTTGTGGATCTGGGCATGTACCAGTCACCAGGAAGTACAGGGGATAACATGTCCATCACTG GCTCCAGGTTTGAACAGCTGAAGATGGAGGTGAGGAAAGGATCCATGGTGAATGTCAATCCCACCAACACACGCCCTCCCAATGACACACCTGAGATCCGCAAGTACAAGAAGAGGTTCAACTCTGAGATCCTGTGTGCTGCGCTCTGGG GTGTGAACCTGTTGGTGGGCACAGAAAACGGTTTGAAGCTGCTGGACCGCAGTGGTCAGGGCAAGGTTTACCCCCTCATCAACTCTCGCAGGTTCCAACAGATGGACGTCCTAGAGGGCCTCAACCTGCTCATCACCATATCAG gcaagaaaaacaaagtgcgTGTCTACTACCTGGCTTGGCTGAGGAATAAGATCCTCCACAATGACCCCGAGGTGGAGAAGAAGCAAGGCTGGACCACTGTTGGGGAGATGGAGGGCTGTGTGCACTACAAAGTTG TGAAATATGAGAGGATAAAGTTCCTGGTGATTGCTTTGAAGAATGCGGTGGAAGTGTATGCTTGGGCGCCTAAGCCTTATCACAAATTCATGGCCTTCAAG TCTTTTGCAGACCTGCCACACAGGCCTGTGCTTGTCGACCTGACAGTGGAGGAGGGTCAGAGGTTGAAGGTCATTTACGGCTCTTGTGCTGGCTTCCATGCCATCGACGTGGACTCTGGAAACAACTATGACATTTATATCCCCGTTCAT ATCCAGAGCCATGTGACACCACACGCAATTGTTTTCCTGCCCAGCTCAGATGGCATGGAGATGCTGCTGTGCTACGAGGACGAGGGTGTCTATGTCAACACCTATGGACGTATCATCAAGGATGTGGTCCTGCAGTGGG
- the mink1 gene encoding misshapen-like kinase 1 isoform X3 encodes MSENAPTRSLDDIDLAALRDPAGIFELVEVVGNGTYGQVYKGRHVKTGQLAAIKVMDVTEEEEEEIKAEINMLKKYSHHRNIATYYGAFVKKSPPGHDDQLWLVMEFCGAGSVTDLVKNTKGSSLKEDWIAYICREILRGLSHLHAHKVIHRDIKGQNVLLTENAEVKLVDFGVSAQLDRTVGRRNTFIGTPYWMAPEVIACDENPDSTYDYRSDIWSLGITAIEMAEGAPPLCDMHPMRALFLIPRNPPPKLKSKKWSKKFIDFIEGCLVKTYPSRPSTEQLLKHSFIRDQPTERQVRIQLKDHIDRTRKKRGEKEETEYEYSGSDEEDENRGDDRESSSILNVPGESTLRRDFQRLQQENKERSEAHKRQQAQLAAQRRDPEEHKRQLLHDRQKRIEEQKEQRRRLEEQQRKEREMVRQQEKGPHRRLDDMRREEDRRLAEREQEFIRHKLEEEQRQLEILQQQLLQEQALLMEYKRKQLEEQRQSERLQRQLQQEHAYLVSLQQQQQEKKPQLYHYNKNLEPNNKPTWAREVEERSKLNRQGSPKICTTVSDTAIQSRSDSISQSGVVQSAQTPPMQRPVEPQGGQGKDPSLTPTPRPIHSRELVRQNSDPTSETPAPQAHQIREDRGPWIRLPDVELPPKIPQRTASIATALNTNLSSGIRHPVRASNPDLSRNDRWERGDSMSIISNLPQTGSLERHRIISSSKMDSPILSHDSRHKPGESRTSSRPGRPASYKRAIGEDHGLFAKERAEEQPRPPVKANDYSSSSESSESSEESESGEGAEEEESPTDRHRDADTDSVNTMVVHEDEGEGGEAEQAGGYGDQTMLVQRTPEKRSHNGYTNLPDVVQPSHSPTDSATHSSPGKDSVYDYQSRGLVKASGKSSFTTFVDLGMYQSPGSTGDNMSITGSRFEQLKMEVRKGSMVNVNPTNTRPPNDTPEIRKYKKRFNSEILCAALWGVNLLVGTENGLKLLDRSGQGKVYPLINSRRFQQMDVLEGLNLLITISGKKNKVRVYYLAWLRNKILHNDPEVEKKQGWTTVGEMEGCVHYKVVKYERIKFLVIALKNAVEVYAWAPKPYHKFMAFKSFADLPHRPVLVDLTVEEGQRLKVIYGSCAGFHAIDVDSGNNYDIYIPVHIQSHVTPHAIVFLPSSDGMEMLLCYEDEGVYVNTYGRIIKDVVLQWGEMPTSVAHICSNQIMGWGEKAIEIRSVETGHLDGVFMHKRAQRLKFLCERNDKVFFASVRSGGSSQVYFMTLNRNCIMNW; translated from the exons ATGTCTGAAAACGCCCCCACACGAAGCCTGGATGACATAGACCTCGCAGCTCTCAGG gATCCAGCAGGAATCTTTGAGCTGGTTGAGGTCGTCGGCAATGGGACATATGGACAGGTATACAAG GGCCGTCACGTGAAGACAGGCCAGCTGGCGGCCATCAAGGTGATGGATgttacagaggaggaagaggaggagatcaaAGCAGAAATCAACATGCTGAAAAAATATAGCCACCACCGCAACATAGCCACATACTACGGTGCCTTTGTCAAGAAGAGTCCACCAGGACATGATGACCAACTTTGG CTGGTGATGGAGTTCTGTGGGGCGGGATCAGTGACCGACCTTGTGAAAAACACTAAGGGCAGCTCTCTAAAGGAGGACTGGATTGCTTACATCTGCAGAGAGATCCTAAGG GGCCTTTCTCATCTCCACGCCCATAAGGTTATCCACAGAGACATCAAGGGCCAGAATGTGCTACTAACAGAGAATGCAGAGGTCAAACTTG TTGATTTTGGGGTGAGTGCTCAGTTGGACAGAACTGTTGGGCGTAGGAACACCTTCATCGGCACACCGTACTGGATGGCACCTGAAGTTATTGCCTGTGATGAGAACCCTGACTCCACCTATGACTACAGG agtgATATCTGGTCCTTGGGGATAACAGCCATTGAGATGGCTGAGGGAGCTCCTC CCTTGTGTGACATGCATCCGATGAGAGCCCTCTTCCTGATTCCCAGGAATCCCCCTCCCAAACTTAAATCGAAAAAATG GTCCAAGAAATTCATTGACTTTATAGAGGGCTGTCTTGTGAAGACATATCCCAGCCGACCAtccacagagcagctgctcaAGCACTCCTTCATCAGGGATCAGCCTACCGAGCGCCAGGTCCGAATCCAGCTCAAAGACCATATTGACCGTACACgcaagaaaagaggagagaaag aAGAGACAGAGTATGAGTACAGCGGtagtgatgaagaggatgaaaatCGCGGAGATGACCGAGAGTCAAG TTCAATCCTCAATGTACCTGGTGAGTCAACCCTGAGGCGGGACTTCCAGCGTCTCCAGCAGGAGAACAAAGAGCGCTCGGAGGCTCACAAAAGGCAGCAGGCCCAACTGGCTGCTCAGCGTAGGGACCCCGAGGAACACAAGAGGCAACTGTTGCATGACCGACAGAAACGCATTGAAGAGCAGAAGGAACAGCGTCGTCGACTTGAAGAG caacagagaaaagaaCGAGAGATGGTGAGGCAGCAAGAAAAGGGTCCCCATCGGAGACTCGACGATATGAGACGGGAGGAAGATAGAAGGTTGGCTGAGAGGGAGCAG GAGTTTATCAGACATAAGTTAGAAGAAGAGCAGCGGCAGTTAgaaatcctccagcagcagctgcttcaggagCAAGCACTGCTTATG gaaTATAAGCGGAAGCAGTTGGAGGAACAACGTCAGTCAGAGCGGCtgcagaggcagctgcagcaggagcatgCCTACCTGGTGtctctgcagcaacagcagcaagaAAAGAAGCCCCAGCTCTACCACTATAACAAAAACTTGGAGCCTAACAACAAACCGACATGGGCCCGTGAG GTGGAGGAGCGAAGTAAGCTCAACAGACAGGGCTCACCCAAGATCTGCACCACTGTCTCTGACACTGCCATCCAGTCACGCTCTGACtcaatcagccaatcaggagtGGTCCAGTCTGCTCAGACCCCACCGATGCAGAGGCCTGTTGAACCCCAAGGAGGGCAGGGCAAG GATCCCTCGCTTACTCCCACACCCCGCCCCATCCACTCTAGAGAGCTGGTTCGTCAAAACTCAGACCCTACTTCTGAAACCCCTGCCCCACAGGCACACCAAATCAGAGAGGATCGTGGCCCCTGGATCCGCCTGCCAGATGTGGAACTCCCACCCAAG ATTCCTCAGAGAACAGCGTCCATTGCCACAGCTCTCAACACCAACCTGTCCTCGGGCATAAGGCATCCAGTAAGAGCCAG CAATCCAGATCTCAGCCGCAATGATCgctgggagagaggagacagtatGAGCATCATATCAAATCTGCCCCAGACTGGCTCTCTTGAGAGGCATCGCATTATCA GTTCCTCCAAAATGGATTCACCCATTCTTTCCCATGATAGCCGTCATAAGCCAGGGGAGTCTCGCACATCCTCACGCCCTGGGCGCCCTGCT agttACAAGAGAGCTATAGGGGAG gacCATGGCCTCTTTGCCAAAGAGCGTGCTGAGGAGCAGCCAAGGCCCCCGGTGAAGGCAAATGattactcctcctcctcagaaaGCAGCGAGAGCAGTGAGGAGAGTGAGAGTGgcgagggagcagaggaggaagaaagccCCACAGATCG TCACAGGGATGCAGACACTGACTCGGTCAACACCATGGTGGTTCACGAAGATGAAGGCGAAGGGGGAGAGGCAGAACAAGCTGGAGGCTATGGGGATCAGACCATGCTGGTGCAGAGG ACCCCAGAGAAGAGGAGCCATAATGGGTACACTAACTTGCCAGATGTGGTTCAGCCCTCCCACTCCCCCACTGATTCAGCCACTCACTCCTCCCCTGGGAAGGACTCTGTTTATGAT TATCAGTCCAGAGGTTTGGTTAAAGCATCTGGCAAGTCCTCCTTCACCACCTTTGTGGATCTGGGCATGTACCAGTCACCAGGAAGTACAGGGGATAACATGTCCATCACTG GCTCCAGGTTTGAACAGCTGAAGATGGAGGTGAGGAAAGGATCCATGGTGAATGTCAATCCCACCAACACACGCCCTCCCAATGACACACCTGAGATCCGCAAGTACAAGAAGAGGTTCAACTCTGAGATCCTGTGTGCTGCGCTCTGGG GTGTGAACCTGTTGGTGGGCACAGAAAACGGTTTGAAGCTGCTGGACCGCAGTGGTCAGGGCAAGGTTTACCCCCTCATCAACTCTCGCAGGTTCCAACAGATGGACGTCCTAGAGGGCCTCAACCTGCTCATCACCATATCAG gcaagaaaaacaaagtgcgTGTCTACTACCTGGCTTGGCTGAGGAATAAGATCCTCCACAATGACCCCGAGGTGGAGAAGAAGCAAGGCTGGACCACTGTTGGGGAGATGGAGGGCTGTGTGCACTACAAAGTTG TGAAATATGAGAGGATAAAGTTCCTGGTGATTGCTTTGAAGAATGCGGTGGAAGTGTATGCTTGGGCGCCTAAGCCTTATCACAAATTCATGGCCTTCAAG TCTTTTGCAGACCTGCCACACAGGCCTGTGCTTGTCGACCTGACAGTGGAGGAGGGTCAGAGGTTGAAGGTCATTTACGGCTCTTGTGCTGGCTTCCATGCCATCGACGTGGACTCTGGAAACAACTATGACATTTATATCCCCGTTCAT ATCCAGAGCCATGTGACACCACACGCAATTGTTTTCCTGCCCAGCTCAGATGGCATGGAGATGCTGCTGTGCTACGAGGACGAGGGTGTCTATGTCAACACCTATGGACGTATCATCAAGGATGTGGTCCTGCAGTGGG